ggcgggaaacccacctgagggacgaggTCGTTTCAACCCCGGCCAAGTAAACCCACTCAAAGATGACTCAACAGCACAGGATAAGATGCCTGCCacgccagccctgaaccccctgAAGGAGgaagggccacccaacgccaccgcaagccgcatgAAACGACCTGAAACGCCCACAAATATTTAGGACCAGGAGTGAGCAAACTGCGcgaacctccccccctcccatcgCCCCATTAATGAGATGAACCGTGGAACGAGCCGACGCCCCTTACAAGAAACTGACCAACGAACAGAGCAATCACCACGCCAATCAGTGTCATTGGTTCCGAAGGCTGCACCGGTTCCAAAACTGGCACACCTGGCCTACCACAAtgggaggaaccccgagccctggcacgaaacTTCCGGGAAGACTCCCGGCGGGCTCCCCGGAGAACCAATAAGTCCAACATGGGACGACAACTAGAAGAGGCCGCTTGCAGATACTACACCATGAGACGAGAAGCAAATAACAGACACCGCTTCCTGCAGGATcagcgcaaacagcttcaacagtgcagccgaCACCTGCACCGCTGAGGCTAGCGCACCAGACCCAGGATCAGCACCCAGCGCCTCCAGGGGAAAAGAaatgcaagaccgaagccaaagaCACCTAAAGACACACCACAAACAAACTGACAGTCAGAGAGAAACAGCAACTACTGCGTGGAAATAAAGCTAACTGCACCAGCTGCCGTGCGCCCCACCAAGCAAACAACACTCCCCTACCCGGAAAAAGACGGTAAGTCCTAGACCCCTGACGAACCCAAGGGCGAAGACTACAAGCAATGAAGTCCTCAAACGGGGAGtgattcccgaacgccccagggaagagaacccagacacgcaAAGGCAGTACTCAcggagcacctagggaaggtcaCACTAGGCACATGCTGTTCCTGTACACtaagacacctggccaccacaccaacacacagctGGAACAGCCACACAGGGCAAAAATCCAGAACAGGAACTAAAGGCCAGAGGTGACCGATATGATTGTCAGCATATCAGTTCAAGAACTAGAGGTGGTGGActgccagcccccctccccccctttgagGGGAGGGGGTTAGTAAGGACCTCTAACACTAAGGGCCTCCTGGGCCTCCGCCGGGGAAAACCGGGAGGAAGGAAACATCTGGAAGGACGAATCTGGAGACCCAAAAGGTACACAGAAACAAACCCTAAGGAGGGAGCCACACCCAATGCAAATTCATATAGGGTAGGGGGGATAAGAAAACCCCATATCTTGCAACAAGTACagttgaaggccacagggctagCAACACTGCAAACAAGGCATGACACAGCAGATCTctctgaaacttttaaaatattgaacaagttataggatgttgatccagacaatttctataaaaggtcagatgtaacacaaacaaggagcaattgTTTCAAGCCTCTGCCTGTGTCGGAAGGTGCAGAACCCGGATCAGACTAAGCCACATCCCGAGCTAAACCCTGCTCTGATTTCGAAGGTGTGCAGAAGGTGCCTGTCGGAACCCCCGGTCGAATCAACCAACACCTAATCCAAGTTCCCTAAACACCAAGCAAGGCAAATCGAAGGCAACAAACCAGGCACTCACACCCTAGTCTGCTGCAAAATCTTAATCGCAAGGCGGTCATTGCCTGAAACCTCTGAACTTCAAGAGGCGAATGGGTAAGATGAGTCACATGGGGAACAAGTCCCACATGACTCTGGGTTGAAGGTATCATtggcccaacaggcagcatgtatGAATGTTGCCAGGTGGCAGATGTGACAAACAACCCTCAAATTCGTACAAGGCGAGAGCAGGCTCAGAAAAGGTATCCGTAGTACAACCAAGCCCACGGGGGTTTTCCTGGGCCTGCAGGGCGCACTCGCCCTGCAGGAAGGCCAGGCACTGGGAATGCTAAGCTGGTTACCGCTGAACAATTTATTGGACAGGCAACCCTGGCCATTCAAAACCAATGGAAAAGTCAAGGGGGGGCCAGCAAGGGAGAATTTACAGTTGGAAAGCTTTAGGACACCTAATGAGGCTTAACGAAGAAGCCCCCAAGCACAAGGACAATGACTAAAACCCCCAAAAATTGGACAAGAAAAAAGTCCAGAACCCCCAGGACTAAACTTTGGAGAACAAACAACTAAGGAGAATGTAGCACCACCTAAGCAATAACCATCTAATTCGGCGTGCCGATTAGGTTGGTTGAACCACATTGCGCCCCAGCAGCAAAAACACTCCCAACCCAAGGAAAGACAGACAGTCCTAGACCACCAGCTTACCAAACAACCCCAAGTGATGAGACCCATGAAGGAAGTATCCTGAACACCCCAGGGAAGATTACCCTGACtgtgcaagggcagtacttaagGAGCacacagggaagataaccctgagcaTATGCTTATAAGGTGCTCCAAGCACCctgttactcctggctcacactacaCAAATGTATATAAGAACAGCCCAAGGGCACACATCACTAAACTAAAACAGGAGACTGGAGCCAGTGAACTGAGAGGGTGACCTGCACTGTGCTACATCAGTGTAAGAACTGATGGTGGAGGCAGTTGGCTGGCCcggcctgcctccctcctccccccaaacAGAGGGACGAGGTAGTGTATTCTAGTGTGTGCTAGTTTCACAAATTTTTGATAGTTTGTGTACAATATTGGGGAAGTTCTTTTGGCAGCTTTGTGGCTGTAGTCTCGTTTCAAGTTTGTTTTGTTTTCTCCTTTTCCGGGAACTTTTCCTGgtggtggcagacatgaataACTTTAAATATAGTTTCCATGGTGCCAGAGCTCCcttcacctctctgagggggccaggttctggtttgaGGTTCCCGGTAGGCCACTAAGAACAATCATTGTATGGCACTGAATCAAAGTACAgtaatagcttcagggagcctccggggctaccCCCCCCCCAGAAATGCACACTTGCCCCTAAGCACTTGTGTGTGTGCCAAACATGGTATATTCCACCATCGTCATATTAGTCAAACACAACTTCACTTCCTCCATTTTGTTTTCAGTATCCAATACCTTGTTTTCTCCTCTTCATGTTAAACATGGAATTTTTTGTTATATACATTTTTCCCACATGAAATATTTCTAAATACACATACTTTTTTGTTCAAATACACTCCTATATTTTTTCCTATTCctagtctttctctctgtctatacagtatacctaggtcataaaagcatttgtgtgtacgtctgataacatactacttgtgaaggaggaaatgtatatgtttatctctcagaatgtttggtaatgtgtttatttgtgatgtgtgtctatgtatgtattaacacgttgtactgaatggggtgagaatagcttgagctacctcatccctttgtgtgtattttacctcaataaacttatttcaatttcaatttcagtctTTCTCTCATATTATAATTTTTCAATTTATTCATTTATGTAAATTTCAAATGAAAATACTGTGTTCTGTATAAATTTTGAGCATTATTGTACAGTACTACTCTTACATACAATATGACTGCTTCTTACCCATGATTAAGCTTACCTTCAGAATTGAGGTGTGTCTCATAGTGAGAGGATGTTTGAACATGTGTGTATTCATTGCTGGACAGAAGACAAGAGGGCGTGCAGTATCCCAAGCACGCACTATGCATGTAAGAAGATTGTCACACAGTCCCTGTGCAATCTTAGCCATGGTATTTGCATCAAGTGGAGCAATTAACATCACCTGTGCCCACTCTCTCAACTGGACGTGTAGAACTGGGTCGCCACGACCATTCCACACTGCCCACTCATCATAGTCCAGTACAAAATTTAGATCAGGATATAAAGACTTCAAGGTACCATCATCATTAATAGTTTGCTTGCTACTTTCAATGGGAGTCTGCCTTCCGCAATGGCTGCACTGATCACTGCTACTGTTTTGATCCTCGCTGTCACTGCCTCTTAACTCCCCATTATCTGTCGACTTTCTCTCCGGTTTGACAAAACTAGCGAGTCCTCCATGAACTGGTCCATGACTAATTGTTTTATCTGCCCTAGCCTGACATTTGAGAAAGTGACAAGCACGCTCAGTTGGAACAATAACAACACTTGCTCCACGTTCTTGCAGCCTTCGTGCTAATTCTGGGACTTTGATAGTTGCCACACTTCCTGTGCAGCCCAGCACCACCCTTGGGCCAGTGCTTGTTTGAGGTAACCATGACATTGTCTGAAATAAAACTGTAATATATTAGTAGACTTTACAAACTTAACTAATTAATTATTTCACATGTTGTAGCTAATATCATAGGTTTAACACAAGAATGGCCCCATGTACTGGGCTTAGAAAATCTGAGGTAAGGTAGGGCAACAGAGCAAGACTTGACAGTTTGCCAATTTCTGGGAGGGACTTTTCAGTAGATTCCTGATCTTAGCTCTAGTACTATCAAACCTTAGCCCAGCACTCGCCATGCTTCTGAGACCCATCCCTCACCTAATTAATGTCACGATCACACTCGAGCTCGCTCTTCAAGGTGATAGGTGCAAGGGATCACAAACCACAGAACAAAAAGATATCTTGAAAGAAATGAGGCACCCCCAAGGAaacaaaaaccagcgttgaatgtaatgaaatgccattttctgggtgagccccggaggctccctgaagctatcaggTTGATATgtgttatattagtctggggcatcagtcaattggagtACAGCCTGCTGGGGACcatgcgccagaacctggcccccccctcagagagacaaagggagcaatggcctatggaaaacCCCATGTATTTGgaggcattccatgtctgccattgcACCTGAAGAccgaacagagaggcagaactccccctACTGAAAGaaataagcaaacaagcaaacatcacactctgCCGCCGTACCACATGTCCATGTAGCCCTAACCTccctgagaggggggagggggaaccctGGACCCCCTGCCCCGGCTACACAAcaactccagttcggaagctaagcatcAAAACCCATGTGAAAAACTGctcaccggagggagggagggatgcctgggaaactctggggctcacccacaaaatggcatttcattacattcaacgctggttttctgtgggaagtCCCTCCGGCTCCCTGGCGCAACCTAACCAAAGACAAGTAAAAGAGGGACTCACCCGGGAGGCGGTTGCCATGAGCACATCAACttgaagttgagacaactggctgcaacctgcaacccaaagcCACACACGAACGACTAGGACCGAGCAGTCAACACATGCTGACTAGATAATGAGCAGCCAGGATCCTTCTTGATTTCCAAAATCCCtgtgcccaaatgtcagcccaggaaATGTTGCCGAAGACGGTAGACAAAGCAGCAAATGTACGAATGTTGTGGTcacaaggatagaccgcaggctggctagacttaacacTATCGCGCTCCCGACATGCGCGCCGCCAACATAGAGGTCATGCGCCCAACGTGCGGGCGAATGTGCGGGCAAGTGTGTGGCGAcactgaaatgtgtatactcgtttcagttttctcaccttaattctcgtgctatgtcGCTTGTTTTGGAATCATTGTGTATGCAAtataattccctacaggtgtgtatgaatataatgtacaaaagcctggagtgcctccccgcaggaaagcctaaagttaccc
Above is a window of Procambarus clarkii isolate CNS0578487 chromosome 3, FALCON_Pclarkii_2.0, whole genome shotgun sequence DNA encoding:
- the LOC123760889 gene encoding phosphopantothenoylcysteine decarboxylase, whose amino-acid sequence is MSWLPQTSTGPRVVLGCTGSVATIKVPELARRLQERGASVVIVPTERACHFLKCQARADKTISHGPVHGGLASFVKPERKSTDNGELRGSDSEDQNSSSDQCSHCGRQTPIESSKQTINDDGTLKSLYPDLNFVLDYDEWAVWNGRGDPVLHVQLREWAQVMLIAPLDANTMAKIAQGLCDNLLTCIVRAWDTARPLVFCPAMNTHMFKHPLTMRHTSILKELGYIEVCVVSKRLACGDVGAGAMAELDNIVNAVMQELPGAHRVSHGPF